ACCACCAGAAATGCACGGAAGAACCCTCGGCAAATGTATTTTGAAATATCTACGTGTTATATCCTCTGCTACTGGCTTCAAAAGGAGATCCTATTCTTTAGAATGGGCTAAAGATGAAACTTATCCTTCGACTACCACtttaaaaataagaaattaataattttttaactttaaaatttgGAATTAATCTAAAATCTTACGTGTACCAACACTCTCTACATAACATGGTAAGGAAATGAAtacaaattaaataaaaggaaaaaaccaGACAAGACACAGATTGTTTATGTCTGATACATGCATGCAACGTTTGAGACAAAACCAACCACCCAAAAAGGCCGAAACACTCCCTTCTATAAGATCCATTACACTCTCCCTCTGCACAGCTTACCATCAAAACTTGCAACTTTTCATTAACTGTTCAAATCCGAGCTCCTAGATCCAATGGCTGATGTTGTAGATAAGGACCGCAAAATCCTGGTAGCCGTGGATGAAGGCGAGGAGAGCATGTACGCTCTCTCATGGTGCCTCAAGAACATCATTTCTCAATGTTGCAAAGATACCCTTTTCCTCCTTTACGTTAGATCTGCACAAGCTTTTCACTCTTCGCTCGATGgcacaggttttttttttttttttaatatcgaAATCTAAATGCATGCAATAatgggtaatttttttttttaaatttgttgtgGTTTTTGTTTCAGGGTATTTGTTTTCTGCTGATGTTTTGGCCACCGTGGACAAGTACAGCAACGATGTGGCGAATTGTATCATTGAAAAGGCCAAAAGGATGTGCAGAGAGAAAGGTGATGATGAGGTGAGTTACTGAGTAATTCTTGTTTTGGTTTATTTGGAGGATCAAAATTGAGTGTTTTGAGAATTGAAGGGGTTTTTGGGTAATTAGGTTAAAGTAGAGGTGATAATAGAGAGTGGTGATCCAAGGGACGTGATTTGCCGGGTTGCCGAGAATATCAATGCTGACGTTCTTGTTATGGGAAGCCATGGCTATGGCCTTATTCAGAGGTGGGTAATCTCTCTCAATTTTTGGTCTAATCCTCAACTattcttattttaattatttaatctttcgtctttctattattattaatattacccACCCATAATTTCAGTCGTATATATTCACTGTCTTAAATATGACTTGAATTCGAAAAATACTAATCATGTCGTTATTaagagtttaattttttttataagtctctctctatatatattagcataattttattgataggattttcaaaaatttcatgtcaaattatttgaattaaagcttattattaatattaataggAGAATCAAATAAATAGGCAATTGTGATTAGAGCTTAAAAAATTTGAGTTGACGAGttctattttatcattttatttgatttaaattttttaaaccaAGTTGAGTAaaattgtttgagttaaattaaaagattaaacaTATCCAAAAATATTTGAAATCATATATGTTTGAAAacttttcaaaacaaaataataaaaaataagataCTTTAATACCATaaatttgaatcattaattaatttatttagttcctctaaattattattttagaaaaatttaaatttttaattttaaaatatatttttaaaaatataaattttggaatttttataaataatttgatttttaaaattattttaaaattttggaatttatttttaattttagttgagagaagtcaatttactcattttcaaaattgatagggACCGAAAGTGTATTTACAcaaatttattattcaaattatttgagttatttgaaTTCTAAAATTTAACTCGATCCGAACTCGGATTACTTATTTATGTTTACTCGataaacttaaattttatttttaatttttaaccgAATCAAATTTTACCCGCTGGAATATCACAGATTATTGTTTCATACTATATTTTCTATTACAGCTTAAATTTATTACAAGAATGAATGTGATAGGAATTAGTGATTAGGCCTAAATAGGTTTTAATATATGGTTTGAATAATTTCTGGGTGACAGGGCATTCTTGGGGAGTGTAAGCAATCACTGTGCACAGAATGTGAAGTGCCCTGTTTTGATTGTGAAGAAGCCCAAATCTTCCTCCTCTGCAACTGGAACCAAATGATGGGAATTTTAGATTACATATTCACTCACACTCTGCTTTATTTATATCCAAATTTCACTTCTTTTTTCTTCCATTCTACAATCTTAAACTTTCATATCTTTGTGATGTTATTTGTTGAATAAACTTGCATATTTGAATGTAAAATTTCCAAAAGAtgcaatttaaatttaaattctcaACTGCTTAAATTTTTGAATTCATTTTGGTTTCTGTTTTAATAATATATTCATTTCTTCAATTTCCCTATTATCCCTCTACCAGTTTTCTGTTATTGATTTCAATGAATCTTTCAATTCTTTTTTCAAATCTTTTGTTCTCTTTCAATTCGGTGTTGTTCTTTAAATACTTGCATTAACTATGGTACTCTGTATTTCTCAGTGATTTTGTTATATGATTATACTTGTTTGATTGTTTCAAGTCATAGTCCAAGCTCAACATGCCTCAGCAGAGAAATTGTCCCAAAATACTTCTATCAACAATTTGTTCTCTTATCATTTTAGTAATTATCAGTCTCATGAACTTAACTAATTCTCCTCTTCTTCAATCTTCTTCTTCTTACATATTGTTGAACTTGATGGCAGGGGGTTTGTGTGTATCTAACAAGAAAGTTATGCATGTTGAACAACGATACCAGAGATAGATTTACGTCTGATTCTTATTCAGAACACCAGAACTCGATTTCGGCAATCGAAGCCACTTCAAGGTTCTTGCTTCCTCTCAACACATCAGCACTCAACTTAGCAAGAACATTGAGCTCGGCGCTAAATGGATCCGAGCTATCATTTGTTACAATTGAGAAAAAGGTGGTACATTGTCAAGGTTTAATTACAGTTTTTGTTTCGGTTTTTTCAGTGACATGAATGTGATTTGTGAACACATTTTGTTGTATGTCAGATTGCACCGTCGTTGTTCATTGCGCTTTCAACAATTCCAAGTCTATCACAGATTTCTTACGTGGGATTGAATGGCTTGATGTTTTCGTATTACAATGATGAGGACGACCAAAAGCTAGCAGTATTCTGCAACACTTCCTTTTCTTCCCATTGGTATAGTATGCTGGTCAATCGTGATACTGGCGTCTTGTATGGAAAGGCAATTACTTTGAATGCCACGAATCGAATAAACGAAACATGGTTTCAAGAAGCCTTAAATCGAACCAAAGGGTATTTTTCTCTCGGCAAAGGATGGAATGATGATCAAGATAGCCTATTTCTTAGCTCTGTTACTATGGATGGAAGTGGTGTTATATCTGTTGGTTTCCCTGTTCAAGTGGTTATTGATCATTTTGCAGCATTAAACTTTAGTGGAGGGTACTTCCATTTGGCTACCGTCGACGGGGATGTGATTGTGCAATCCGAGCTTCCAAATGCTGAAATTATAGTAAATAACAACACAGTTTTAATTCGACCATCGGAACTTGACGGTAGTACGATACGGAGTATCAGTTACTGTTCGTGTGAACCTGTTGATGGGAACAGAGTATCGTTTCATGGGAGAATTATGGGAGAGAAGTACACATTTTATTGCTCCACAGTTGAGATTGCTGGAGTTCAAGCAGTAAGTCTTTTGGCATCAATGGAAAAGACCCTTTTGTCTGAAGTTCAATGCTGATTAAGCTAATCAATGGTTACAACTTGATTTTCAGGTGTATGTGTTAGCGTATCACAAGGGCGGATTGGTCACCATCATTGAAGAGAACACCAAGCTATCCTTATTGCTTCTTATTCTCATGTTTATATCCATATTGGTTGCGTTCattatcttcattttcttttccatTAGAGCAGCAAAAAGAGAAATGTACTTGTGCGCTGCTTTCGTAAAACAAATGAATGCAACTCAACAAGCGGAGCGCAAGAGCATGTTTAAGACTCGAACTTACTTGAGGGCGAACCACGACATTCGATCTTCCTTGGCTGCAATATCAACTTTGCTCGATCTTTGTCATGCCGATGCTCATCCTCACCCCGAGTTAGCTGCAAATTTGGTTCAGATAAAGAGTTGCAACAAGGACCTTCTAGGTGAGTTTGATATAAGATTCTTGCATCTATGCAATATTAAATTGCTACTATTTATTATATTCATTAATGCTTACTTTGATAAAATCATTCAGATATATTAAATTCAGTATTGAATATCGGTAAAATTGAGGCCGGGAAGATGGATCTCGAAGAAGAAGAATTCAACTTGGCTCAACTCCTTGAGAACGTTGTCGATATCGAATATCCTTCAGGTATCAAAAAGGGCGTTGATGTTGTACTTGATCCTTGTGATGGTTCCATTGGTAAACTATCTCTGGTGAGAGGTGATAGAGTTAAGCTTAAACAAATTTTGTTCAACTTACTTCGCAATGCTATTAAGTTTACATCAGATGGTCACGTCTCGATTCGTGCAGTCGTCAAAAAACGAAGTTTTGAAAAAGAAATCATTGCTTCTAATGGTAATTTAGTATCGAAGTGTCTATCCCTATTATTTTGCAAGAAAGAAGACTTTGAGGATATGGATGCACTTCATAGAGCTGAACAAAATCTCAACAAAATGGAGTTTGAGTTCGAGGTTGACGATACCGGCAAGGGAATTCCTAAAGACAAGCAAGCATCTATTTATGAAGAATTTATTCAGGTTAAGGATACAACTGTCGGTGAAGGTCGCCTCGAAGAAGAAGGATGTGGTCTCGGACTTGGTATTGTTCAATCCATTGTAAGTGCTTGAAACCTCTTAAATTGTAAGATACATGCATATTGtactttatgattaaatgttgTTTTCTGTAGGTGCGGCTGATGGATGGAGAAATAGGCATTGTTGATAAAGAGCCTGGTGAGAGAGGCACTTGTTTCAGGTTCACTGTTATGCTTACGGTTTGTCAGCCCGAGCCGACTCTCGAACCCTTAGAAGACTCTGTGAATGGAGGTGAACCACGTTGTTCCATTTCTAGGAGCCCTGCAGCTAGTTCTCATGTCATACTCTACATAACAGGGGAAGAAAGGAAGAGAGTTCTGAAGAAATATATGGAAAGCTTAAACATAAAAGTGACATTAGTAAAGCAAGGGAAATGTGTTCATCGGCTGCTCGAAAAGATAAAGTGCAAGCTGGATTATTCTTACAGCAATTCTTCAAGAAGGCCCGAGTCAAGTTCAGCAAACTTCCCAGCAAAATCTGCATCAAGCAGTTCTACTGCAGGAACAAATGATACATCTGCTGGGATCAAAGGAGGAAGTGATAGTAGTTGGGGACAATACACAAAGAACAACTCTAGAAATTGTCCAACTTTCATACTAGTAGTAATTGAATCCAGTCTTGGCAATTTATCTGAACTGTGCTGTGCTGTAGCTAATTTCCGGGCATGTATTCCGGATAACTTATGTAAGTTTGTCTTGTTAGATAATCCGGTTACCCGTTTGAGAGGTGGAAAAGAAGAGGATAAGTTAGTTAGTCATTTTCATGAACGAATAAGTGAACCATTCCATGGATCACGCTTAATGAAAGTGCTGCATCTACTTCCAGAACGTGAAGAATTCCAACAGAATTGCTTGGGGACCAATCGACATAGGACTTCTTCATCTCATCCTCCGTCACTTGAGCAGGTGGCAATAAATGAAAATACAGAGATGAGAATTAAAAAGTCTTTAAATGAGAAGACAATTCTCAAGCAGGTGGTGATAAACGAAAATACAGAGACGATGATAATAAAAAAGCCGAATGAGAAGACAATTCTCGAGCAGGTAATGATAAACGAAAATACGGAGAAGCCTTTGAATGAGAAGACAATTCTTTTAGTTGAAGACTCTCCGCTAAATCGAAGGATAACAAGTGAAAGGCTTAAGAAACTTGGAGCAGAAGTTGAAGTGTGTACAAATGGGGAAGAGGCAGTCGATAAAGTTTGCAAGATGTTGAAAGAAAATAACAAACGCAAAGCTCAACCTTATGATTTTATCCTCATGGATTGCCAGGTATTGTAGTGCTATTGACCTCAATTAAAAATTAGCATACATATAGTTAAatttgagaatttttttttttatagatgCCGGTGATGGATGGATATGAAGCAACAAGACTAATAAGAAGGGAGGAGAAATCGTATGGTGTTAGTATACCAGTGATTGCATTAACCGCTGATCCTTTATCTGAGGAAGCAACTACCGGCGCTGGAATGAATTCTTATTTGATTAAGCCATTGAATCTTGATAAATTGCTTGAAATTATGTCAACTTtatctaaataatttatttaaaattttaactttcgtATAATTTGTAAGTAATAGATGTATGTCACTGAAGTGATAGTCCATGATATTTGTAGTTAAACTTTTGTTAATGAATAtgttaataaattgaattaatgCTTTGGTATTTTGAATGCTAACAAATTGTATATAACCATATAGACAAGAAAGTAAGGGAGGAAAGATGTTCAAATGCTACTTACAACCTAAATCATGCAAGAAAGAGACACAATGGAAAGAGTCTAGAGGCTTCTAGAGACCTCTACTTACCTTGTCCAATAATAGCTAATACAACAAGAATTAAGCATAGagaatatgttttgttttatttatttaagctaCATTGTCATCATAGGAAAAATATCGAATCTTTCATATGTTTGATATATGTCTCGTTTTGTAATCACAATCAATAGAACTTAAAAAGAATGATCAAACTTAAGAAAAAAAAACCATATATTAATACTAAACCTGATTATGGGTCGGACCACCAACTTAAGTTCGAAGGTCCGTTCGAAAAGTGGAATGATTTAAGAAAAGATATAGGCTTGTAAAATGGGTTTGGATAAAAAATAATACTTGTTTTCTAAACGAGTTAAGCATTGGGTAGGATTTTTGGCCCTAACTTGATCTGAATCAGCCTaaactttttttgttgttgttttgttgtcatttcattattatattactactattttgttgttgttatttgGATatttgtataactcttattttattgttaattttactactatttgTTTGCTAAgttaattttactactatttgTTTGCTAAGTTACAACTATCTTAATTTAattgtatttgatgtattatattttaaatttatttttatataaaataatctaaaaaataatCAAATGGACGGGCCAGATTGGGCTCCAGTTTAATATTGTTAATCTGGACCAGACTTAAGTAGAATTTTAGGTTTATTTTTGGAATCGGATCAAACCCGAATCTAAAAAACAGATTTAAAATTTTGCGTCGATCCTCCTAAGCCCATGATCAAATCTAACTAATACCATGAATAAAAACATTGaatcaaataaaatcaaatttttattatacaAATAGGCTAAGCAATAAACCACTACAAATCTAAGTTCTAAATTTAGAGAAACAAATAACAACAACCCAAGCtttctaattttattttctttattttattaattttcttttctGGACAATCAAATAGAAGCACTACTTTATGGAATCAAAAGGAACACTAATTTAAACAATATATCATAACTAAATGTAGGAAAAATCTTCAAGCAAAATGATTCAAATAGTAACTTATTAATTTGTAATGAGTCGTTTTCTTGATGGTATTATTGGTTTTATGTTTTGATATATGCTTTGTTTACCCTAAAAAAATCTTACAATGGTTATAGGTTTTGattatatctattattttttatacaatatttagaATTATCTATAACTCTTTCCTAGCTCATAAAcaagaggataatgcgcttcagcgcACTTAAACCACGCCTTTCTACATTGACAATAATACCCAAACCAATCGAATTAAGGCTCAAGAGGAAATATATAAATTCAAAGAATTTAAAGTTGAAAATGTTGCTAAAAATAATTCATTAATATAGAAAGAAATGTAAATAGGGTGTTGAACAGgtcactttctttttttttctcagccaaaatatggtaatattaaaataaaaaataaccaaaagttagtaaaattaacaaaaaattataaaagaaaacatctaatttatctttaatttaaaaatattgggGAGgattaatttaaaagaaaattaatttttgttGGACATTAAAATCAGTGACTTTAACTTGGTACCTAcagatttatatatataaatacaagttaatataatatatgatatatattattaaatattcaagttaaaatatattatgttatatttacaagttaatatattaaatatatagatatataatgaatatttttcatatatcttcaatatttatttatttttgaatattaaatatatattgatatataaaCGTATAATACACTTtttatgtatattaaataaatatacataCAAAAATTAACATATAGAAAAACTTCTCGTGTTGGCCTGATGGTCAAAATATTCATTGCTCTAGGTATGACTTGGATTCAAGTTGCACTAGTCTCATTGTTATAGGGCTTTGCCTtctcacaatatatatatatatatatatatatatatatatatataacatattgaGTAAATCAATCGGGCTTCTattataaaaaaaggaaaaaagaagttGATTGGGTTTCTTATTTCTAAGTAGGGTTTGGTACGATTATGGAAAGTAGCCACTTTCCTGATAATTTAATCAGTTTGGAAAATGATTTCAACATTTGGTATGTTTTTTATTTACTTTCATTGTGATCTAACCTTTCATTGGGAATTACTTTCCCATAAATATGGTAATTCTCATAGTAAAATGTGAGAAAGTTACTTTCTCGTGTAGattgaaaaatttaaaatattaagacaaaattaacttattttatgTTGATTTAGGGTATTAATCtacttaaaaaagaaaagaaaaaagaagaagaagctatTTCCTTCTCCTTGTGTCTTACTACTTGCTTTTTGTATTATTTCAATGGATTCTTTGcaagtattatatatatttaatttttaatttattcaaaagcaaattttatatatacattatttTATACGCATTATTATATTTACAAAATATAAATAGGataaatttaaaacaattttacTTTCAATTaacattataaataatatattttagatatcaattaaattttgttataaatatttaaccaaaatatttgttaagaataaagtttataataaaattaggataaatctcaaaattatacatgaattttaatttaatgtgcaattgtatacataaactttaatttggtgtaattatacaAATGAAATGAATTCAAATAGAATTTCAAAAATATAGAACTATAGGAAGGGtcaatagccttatttttttataaaaactttTTCGTTGAAACAAACGGAGCCTAAGGCCATTTTTCCTTATTTTGTGTGGTATATTTTGGATGCAAATACTTAATTTCattgaatttaaaattaataataaaggaGTTCtagtaaatttaatttaatttcaaataatagaGGTTCAAAAATTTGTGGATGTTATAGTTAAAAGGTCAAGCGTATGTTACGCTTTTCACGCGTACTTGgagattttctttctttttgatgaATTACAATAATAGGGTAAAGCCCAAAAAACAAACGCAACTAGCGCGACTCAAACCCAGGTCACACCTGAGGCAATGAACACCCTTGATCATCAGGCTATTTACATGGGTTCATTTGGAGATTTTTTTCAAAAATGTGTTCTGTTCTTTTTTCatattgttaagttttttttttcatagaACAAAGCTACTGAGTAATTCTGAATATAACTGCAAATAGAAGAGTGGAATATTTTACAGCAGTCGCAATTCAGTGCATAATGTAACCTAGTAGTAACAAACCAGCTACTATGTTTGTCATTTGGGAAAGTCCTAGTCCCAAGGTATCCTTCATGCAATGTAGCACTTCCATTCTTGTAGCTTGGTGAAGGAGAAGGCTTTacgtttttaaatattatatccaTAAAGTTTTAGGGAACAAGATTAAGTAAAGAATCATATTGGCCCCTGTTGCCTCTCTAAGTCATTGGAATGACGTCTTTCTCTTTCAGATTTCTTTCTCTTGTGATGATAACTAGGCAACCTGATATTAAAGAGAGACATATGAGAAGTGGCAGAGCTAAAAAATTCTTTTTGgagcaaaattaaattatatatttttacgatagtaaaaagtaattttatcattttaatattttatatttttataatttttaaaatgttaaatcaaatttttatcatttttggaggggtcaaagtgtaattttatcattactaatttaaaattttataaattataaagggccTAAATTAAAAATCTAACGTATTAGGGGGGCCATGGCCCTTGGGTCTCTTAGTGGCTCCACCACTGTGTATGAGACTTGACAATATTGTAAAAGATTGACTAAAATAGCATGATAAGGGCAATACTTTGATAACAGTATGACTTAGTTCTTATTGTTGCCTAAGTGTTCCTAGATGGTTTTGATATCTATTGTCCTTGCTGACTTTTAAAGGATGGTTGGATGCCTTTGAAAGGAGTGTAGAACTTGGTTCAAAACCAATGACACAGAATACCCCAAATACAAGGTTGTGTTTGAATCTCCCTCTTCAAGGTCGCAAGCACCAAGTCACATTTGGACTGTGAATGCTATGGCTCATGAGATAATTCTTCCTTTCAGCATGAGAGTATTCAAGATAGGATCGAATCAGGTGATGGAAAGAAATCTCTTAGCTCCTCAACCTACATTGTTAAGATTGGCCGACATTTCAACACTTCTCTTAATAGTAGGGCCCTCTTGATGGTTGATAGTCCTTACCATCTCATTGAGAGTGGTTGTCTCGACGAAGGAAAGGCTGTACCTAGAAAGATTCAGGGTATTGATAAGATTGAGACTGAGTTGTTAGAACTGTAAAAACAAGAtatgatataaacttaaaatTGTAAATCAAGATCTGTCATGTCAAAGCGTTaataattttccaaattaatttttcaagaaaatcctTTAACCAAATTCTCTAATTGAACAATTCTTACAActgcctaatttaattccacattgaataaattgactcaattaaattatttcaaaagtcgtagaattttcttctaattaaAAAAATAGTTCGATTGAGTTTTTATTGAGCTAGCAGAGGaaccaatcagacatatacaattaggctctagtaattgcaattatgtctaaAAGTATCATTCTGATAATTC
This is a stretch of genomic DNA from Gossypium arboreum isolate Shixiya-1 chromosome 11, ASM2569848v2, whole genome shotgun sequence. It encodes these proteins:
- the LOC108471805 gene encoding universal stress protein A-like protein, whose translation is MADVVDKDRKILVAVDEGEESMYALSWCLKNIISQCCKDTLFLLYVRSAQAFHSSLDGTGYLFSADVLATVDKYSNDVANCIIEKAKRMCREKGDDEVKVEVIIESGDPRDVICRVAENINADVLVMGSHGYGLIQRAFLGSVSNHCAQNVKCPVLIVKKPKSSSSATGTK
- the LOC108471806 gene encoding histidine kinase CKI1-like gives rise to the protein MLNNDTRDRFTSDSYSEHQNSISAIEATSRFLLPLNTSALNLARTLSSALNGSELSFVTIEKKVIAPSLFIALSTIPSLSQISYVGLNGLMFSYYNDEDDQKLAVFCNTSFSSHWYSMLVNRDTGVLYGKAITLNATNRINETWFQEALNRTKGYFSLGKGWNDDQDSLFLSSVTMDGSGVISVGFPVQVVIDHFAALNFSGGYFHLATVDGDVIVQSELPNAEIIVNNNTVLIRPSELDGSTIRSISYCSCEPVDGNRVSFHGRIMGEKYTFYCSTVEIAGVQAVYVLAYHKGGLVTIIEENTKLSLLLLILMFISILVAFIIFIFFSIRAAKREMYLCAAFVKQMNATQQAERKSMFKTRTYLRANHDIRSSLAAISTLLDLCHADAHPHPELAANLVQIKSCNKDLLDILNSVLNIGKIEAGKMDLEEEEFNLAQLLENVVDIEYPSGIKKGVDVVLDPCDGSIGKLSLVRGDRVKLKQILFNLLRNAIKFTSDGHVSIRAVVKKRSFEKEIIASNGNLVSKCLSLLFCKKEDFEDMDALHRAEQNLNKMEFEFEVDDTGKGIPKDKQASIYEEFIQVKDTTVGEGRLEEEGCGLGLGIVQSIVRLMDGEIGIVDKEPGERGTCFRFTVMLTVCQPEPTLEPLEDSVNGGEPRCSISRSPAASSHVILYITGEERKRVLKKYMESLNIKVTLVKQGKCVHRLLEKIKCKLDYSYSNSSRRPESSSANFPAKSASSSSTAGTNDTSAGIKGGSDSSWGQYTKNNSRNCPTFILVVIESSLGNLSELCCAVANFRACIPDNLCKFVLLDNPVTRLRGGKEEDKLVSHFHERISEPFHGSRLMKVLHLLPEREEFQQNCLGTNRHRTSSSHPPSLEQVAINENTEMRIKKSLNEKTILKQVVINENTETMIIKKPNEKTILEQVMINENTEKPLNEKTILLVEDSPLNRRITSERLKKLGAEVEVCTNGEEAVDKVCKMLKENNKRKAQPYDFILMDCQMPVMDGYEATRLIRREEKSYGVSIPVIALTADPLSEEATTGAGMNSYLIKPLNLDKLLEIMSTLSK